The sequence below is a genomic window from Lysobacter capsici.
AATTCGGCATCGCCTTGTCGGTGCTGGTGCTCGGCGGCTGCATCGCGACGGCATGGCGCGCGCCGCCGTGGCTCGCGATCGCGATCGTGTCGTTGTTCGCCGTGTTCCATGGCTATGCGCACGGCCGCGAATTGCCGTCGGCGGCCGATCCGGTCGGCTACAGCCTGGGGTTCGTGTTCGCGACCGGATTGCTGCACGTGCTCGGCATCGGCCTGGGCGAGGGCGCGTTGCGCAAGGGCCATGTGTGGCTCATCCGTGCGCTGGGCGCGGCGATCGGGCTGGTCGGAGCGTTTTACCTGTGGTCGGCGATCATCGCTTGAACGCCGATGCGCTCGCGCCTTCGTTGCTTTGCGCCGCATGCGGCCTGGCGCTGGCATTCGCGCCGCTGCGAATGAGGTGGACGAGCGCGGCG
It includes:
- a CDS encoding HupE/UreJ family protein — protein: MSAARFNAPHLHALTALSLSLFAGDAAAHSGTGLAGGFASGFAHPFGGGDHLLAMVCVGIWGALLGPPLRYALPVVFPLLMVAGAVAGMFALPMPPVEFGIALSVLVLGGCIATAWRAPPWLAIAIVSLFAVFHGYAHGRELPSAADPVGYSLGFVFATGLLHVLGIGLGEGALRKGHVWLIRALGAAIGLVGAFYLWSAIIA